Sequence from the Desertibacillus haloalkaliphilus genome:
TGGCTTATCGGAAGGGGAGCGGTATGCAATCGATCACTTTGAACAGTACCACGAGGTATTAAAGCATGTGGTATCACTATGCAAGGAGCACTTTACTGATCATACGTACCATCTGTTGGCACATAGCACTGGAGCAGCAATTGCACTACATCACCTCAATCATGAAGACGTTGTGTATAAGAAGGTGATTCTTGTTGCCCCACTAGTACGTTCAAATCATTGGTATCCATCGGTTAGTGGGTTCTATTTGTTGAAGCCGTTTATAAAAAAGGTCTCAAGAAGGTTTAGAAAGAATTCTGCAAACGAACATTACCTATCATTCACAAAAGTGGACCCATTACAATCGAAGGAACTTCCATTGAAATGGCTCCGTGCATTGGTTCAATGGAACCGTCAAATAAAAGATGCCGAACCAAATAAGGAACAAGTGGTTCACATCATTCAAGGGACCCGTGATAAAACAGTCGATTGGAAATATAATCTCTCATTTCTACAAAGGAAATTTCTAAATACATATATGTACTCTGTATACGGTGGGCAGCACCAATTATTCAATGAAGAAGCAGGCGTCAGGAGCTTAACGTTTTCGTTTATTAATCAAGCACTAATGGTCAAAGAGAAAAAGTAAGCGAATAAAAAAAGGTT
This genomic interval carries:
- a CDS encoding alpha/beta hydrolase produces the protein MCKNQANIQEHLRVLEQWEANIDLDEPITDHKEVSAYLQFYQLPCESINHYFGAIYVDQKKVIMQVFEPLMCKETIILLHGYFDHVGSLTNIIHYLVNKGYRVVTYDLIGHGLSEGERYAIDHFEQYHEVLKHVVSLCKEHFTDHTYHLLAHSTGAAIALHHLNHEDVVYKKVILVAPLVRSNHWYPSVSGFYLLKPFIKKVSRRFRKNSANEHYLSFTKVDPLQSKELPLKWLRALVQWNRQIKDAEPNKEQVVHIIQGTRDKTVDWKYNLSFLQRKFLNTYMYSVYGGQHQLFNEEAGVRSLTFSFINQALMVKEKK